Proteins from a genomic interval of Candidatus Hydrogenedens sp.:
- the pepF gene encoding oligoendopeptidase F: MSTSKIKKLLVRSDVPIEFTWDLSPVFPNEAAWEKAYQNLEEEIPKFSQFRKKLAQSPEILRSCLELESKTGQILEKLSVYANLKVCEDITNTKFLALAGRVQYLSMLLAQAVSFIAPEIQSIPDKKFQEFLSSKELEKYRFSLENLRRFKPHVLSEKEEYLLALHTESAGGAGKIFEQLNDADLKFGTITDDKGNKVELTHGNFRVFLENRNRNLRKKAFFQYYKVYEEHANTMSASLSASVLEDVFHARARKYPSVLESALFEENIPASVYHNLLNAVKENISPLVEYLELRKQVLKIKDIHAYDLFVPLVDRKQRKRNYEEAVKDISSALAPLGKEYTQTLEEGLLKKRWVDRYENKGKRSGAFSWGCYRCPPYILMNYKDELEDSVFTLAHEAGHSMHSYFSDKKQPFHYSHYTIFVAEVASTVNEQLLVHYYLQKLPSKEDRIRLICREIDEIRTTLIRQTMFAEFELKIHTLAEHGEPLTLDVFRNEYRNLLNIYFGGALTIDPQLELECFRIPHFYHAFYVYKYATGISSAIAIAKKLIEGDKKTQKNYLEFLSMGGSKYPLDELKSAGVDLSTPQPIQTAMNHLGERVSQLKELLLK, encoded by the coding sequence ATGTCCACTTCAAAAATAAAGAAGCTTCTTGTTCGTTCCGATGTTCCTATAGAGTTTACCTGGGATTTATCGCCGGTATTTCCTAATGAAGCGGCATGGGAAAAGGCTTATCAAAATTTAGAGGAAGAGATACCTAAATTTTCTCAATTCCGTAAGAAACTTGCACAATCCCCTGAAATACTCCGTTCCTGTCTTGAACTTGAAAGTAAAACAGGTCAGATACTTGAGAAATTAAGTGTATATGCCAACTTAAAAGTATGTGAGGATATAACCAATACGAAATTTTTAGCCCTTGCAGGACGAGTTCAATATTTAAGCATGCTATTGGCTCAGGCGGTTAGTTTTATCGCACCGGAAATTCAATCCATACCCGATAAGAAATTTCAGGAGTTTTTATCAAGCAAAGAATTGGAAAAATATCGCTTTTCATTGGAAAATCTGAGAAGGTTTAAACCTCATGTCCTTTCTGAAAAAGAAGAGTATCTCCTTGCATTACATACGGAAAGTGCAGGAGGTGCCGGAAAGATATTTGAGCAGTTGAATGATGCGGATTTGAAGTTCGGCACCATTACTGATGACAAAGGGAATAAAGTGGAATTGACTCATGGGAATTTCCGTGTCTTTTTGGAAAATAGAAATAGAAACCTTCGCAAAAAGGCATTTTTCCAATACTATAAAGTCTATGAAGAGCATGCAAATACAATGTCCGCTTCTTTATCTGCATCCGTTCTGGAAGATGTTTTCCATGCACGAGCAAGGAAATACCCTTCGGTTTTGGAAAGTGCTCTTTTTGAGGAGAATATACCGGCTTCGGTATATCATAACTTGCTAAATGCAGTGAAGGAGAACATTTCTCCTTTGGTTGAATATTTGGAATTGAGGAAACAGGTGCTGAAAATTAAGGATATCCATGCCTATGACCTGTTTGTCCCTCTTGTTGATAGGAAACAGAGAAAACGGAACTATGAGGAAGCCGTTAAGGATATCTCATCCGCATTAGCCCCCTTAGGTAAAGAATATACGCAAACACTGGAAGAAGGCTTGCTAAAAAAACGATGGGTAGACCGATATGAAAATAAGGGGAAACGGAGTGGAGCATTTTCGTGGGGCTGTTATCGCTGTCCACCGTATATCCTGATGAACTATAAAGATGAGTTAGAGGACTCTGTGTTTACATTAGCCCATGAAGCAGGGCATTCTATGCATAGTTATTTCAGCGATAAAAAACAGCCATTCCATTATAGTCATTACACGATTTTTGTGGCAGAAGTGGCTTCCACAGTTAACGAGCAACTCCTTGTCCATTACTATCTGCAAAAATTACCTTCCAAAGAAGACCGTATCCGTTTAATCTGTCGCGAAATTGATGAAATACGAACAACATTAATCCGCCAAACCATGTTTGCTGAATTTGAATTAAAAATCCATACCCTTGCAGAACACGGAGAACCCTTAACACTGGATGTCTTCCGCAACGAGTACCGAAATTTATTAAATATTTATTTTGGAGGGGCTTTAACCATTGACCCGCAATTAGAATTGGAATGTTTTCGCATCCCTCATTTTTATCATGCTTTTTATGTTTATAAATATGCCACAGGCATCTCCTCCGCTATCGCCATAGCAAAAAAATTAATCGAAGGGGACAAAAAAACACAAAAGAACTATCTGGAATTTTTGAGTATGGGTGGGTCCAAATATCCGCTTGATGAACTCAAATCCGCAGGTGTTGATTTATCCACTCCTCAACCAATACAGACCGCTATGAACCATCTGGGTGAAAGAGTATCTCAACTAAAGGAACTTTTGTTAAAATAA
- the purU gene encoding formyltetrahydrofolate deformylase: MKSSKTAVLRLHCTDVPGIVYNVARFIFERGGNIIHAQQHKEEIDNRFFMRVKFDCSSMNVTKSQFQKDLAELAKQFHMETSISFGDDRKKMAVMVSKYDHCLYDLFLKHKYGEINADISLIVSNHPDLEPVAENFSIPFFYIPVTPDTKSQAEKQTLELFEHHYINFVVLARYMQILSADFVNKYRNNIINVHHSFLPAFVGAKPYHQAYERGVKLIGATSHYVTEDLDEGPIIYQECIHVNHTHSVEDLIAMGRDIEKKVLSEAVKAHADDRIMVYRRRTIIFD; encoded by the coding sequence ATGAAGAGTAGCAAGACTGCTGTGTTACGGTTACATTGTACGGATGTGCCGGGTATCGTCTACAATGTAGCGCGTTTTATATTTGAACGAGGTGGGAATATTATCCACGCTCAACAGCATAAAGAAGAAATTGATAATCGTTTTTTTATGCGTGTGAAATTTGATTGTTCCAGTATGAATGTTACTAAATCGCAATTTCAGAAAGATTTGGCGGAATTAGCAAAGCAATTTCACATGGAGACATCTATTTCTTTTGGTGATGACCGAAAAAAAATGGCTGTCATGGTTTCCAAGTATGACCACTGTTTATACGACTTATTCCTTAAGCATAAATATGGAGAAATCAACGCAGACATTAGTCTGATTGTTAGCAATCATCCGGATTTGGAACCTGTAGCAGAGAATTTTTCCATTCCTTTCTTTTATATCCCTGTAACGCCCGATACAAAATCACAGGCAGAGAAACAAACCCTTGAATTGTTTGAACATCATTATATTAATTTTGTTGTATTAGCGCGTTATATGCAGATATTAAGTGCTGATTTTGTGAATAAATATCGTAATAATATTATTAATGTGCATCATAGTTTCCTTCCTGCGTTTGTAGGAGCCAAACCGTATCATCAAGCCTATGAACGAGGAGTAAAGTTAATCGGAGCAACCAGTCATTATGTAACGGAGGATTTAGACGAAGGTCCTATTATCTATCAAGAATGTATCCATGTGAATCATACGCATAGCGTTGAGGATTTGATTGCTATGGGTAGAGATATAGAAAAGAAAGTATTATCGGAGGCTGTTAAAGCCCATGCAGATGACCGAATCATGGTTTATCGGAGAAGAACCATCATTTTTGATTGA